A single genomic interval of Streptomyces showdoensis harbors:
- the recG gene encoding ATP-dependent DNA helicase RecG, with product MRLADPLKGLLGAATAKVMAEHMDLHTVGDLLHHYPRRYAERGELTALADLPLDEHVTVVAQVADARVHTFNKGGRGKGQRLEVTITDGSGRMQLVFFGRTVHFHQKELLPGRRAMFAGKVGLFNRRLQLAHPEYKLLDAESSTETVKAFASELLPIYPACKQLESWTIEQSVAIALDSMAATGWAGLADPLPPALREGRGLTDLADALVKVHRPHTKADIADARDRLKWDEAFVLQVALARRRHADTQLPAVPRRPSADGLLDAFDAKLPFTLTEGQQKVSREIFDDLATDHPMHRLLQGEVGSGKTMVALRAMLAVVDAGGQAAMLAPTEVLAQQHHRSVTEMMGELAEGGMLGGVEHATKVVLLTGSMGAAGRRQALLDLVTGEAGIVIGTHALIEDKVQFHDLGLVVVDEQHRFGVEQRDALRGKGKQPPHLLVMTATPIPRTVAMTVFGDLETSVLDQLPAGRSPIASHVVPAADKPHFLARAWERVREEVEGGHQAYVVCPRIGDEEDRKQKRKASPEDEAEKRPPLAVLEVAEGLRTGPLAGLRVEVLHGRMHPDDKDDVMRRFAAGEVDVLVATTVIEVGVNVPNATAMVIMDADRFGVSQLHQLRGRVGRGSAAGLCLLVTEMPEASPARQRLGAVASTLDGFELSRIDLEQRREGDVLGQAQSGVRSSLRMLTVIDDEEVITAAREEATSLVLADPDLTAHPELRTALDALLDKDREEYLEKG from the coding sequence GTGCGGCTCGCTGACCCGCTGAAGGGCCTCCTCGGCGCCGCCACCGCCAAGGTGATGGCCGAGCACATGGACCTGCACACGGTGGGCGACCTGCTCCACCACTACCCCCGCCGGTACGCGGAGCGCGGCGAACTGACCGCGCTCGCCGACCTGCCCCTCGACGAGCACGTCACCGTCGTCGCCCAGGTCGCCGACGCCCGGGTGCACACCTTCAACAAGGGCGGGCGCGGCAAGGGCCAGCGCCTGGAAGTCACCATCACCGACGGCAGCGGCCGCATGCAGCTGGTCTTCTTCGGCCGCACGGTCCACTTCCACCAGAAGGAACTGCTGCCCGGCCGGCGCGCCATGTTCGCCGGCAAGGTCGGCCTCTTCAACCGCAGGCTCCAGCTCGCCCACCCCGAGTACAAGCTGCTCGACGCCGAGAGCAGCACCGAGACCGTCAAGGCCTTCGCGAGCGAGCTGCTGCCCATCTACCCGGCCTGCAAGCAGCTGGAGTCCTGGACGATCGAGCAGTCCGTGGCCATCGCCCTGGACTCCATGGCCGCCACCGGCTGGGCCGGCCTCGCCGACCCGCTGCCGCCCGCCCTGCGCGAGGGCCGGGGCCTGACCGACCTGGCCGACGCCCTCGTCAAGGTCCACCGCCCGCACACCAAGGCCGACATCGCCGACGCGCGCGACCGCCTCAAGTGGGACGAGGCCTTCGTCCTCCAGGTCGCCCTCGCCCGCCGCCGCCACGCCGACACCCAGCTCCCCGCCGTCCCCCGCCGCCCCTCCGCCGACGGCCTCCTCGACGCCTTCGACGCCAAGCTGCCCTTCACCCTCACCGAGGGCCAGCAGAAGGTCTCCCGGGAGATCTTCGACGACCTCGCCACCGACCACCCCATGCACCGCCTCCTCCAGGGGGAGGTCGGATCGGGCAAGACGATGGTGGCGCTCCGCGCCATGCTCGCCGTCGTCGACGCCGGGGGGCAGGCGGCGATGCTCGCGCCGACCGAGGTGCTCGCCCAGCAGCACCACCGGTCGGTCACCGAGATGATGGGCGAGCTCGCCGAGGGCGGGATGCTCGGAGGGGTCGAGCACGCCACCAAGGTCGTGCTCCTCACCGGCTCGATGGGCGCCGCCGGGCGCCGGCAGGCGCTGCTCGACCTGGTCACCGGCGAGGCGGGGATCGTCATCGGCACCCACGCCCTCATCGAGGACAAGGTGCAGTTCCACGACCTGGGCCTGGTCGTCGTCGACGAGCAGCACCGCTTCGGCGTGGAGCAGCGCGACGCCCTGCGCGGGAAGGGCAAGCAGCCGCCGCACCTGCTGGTGATGACGGCGACGCCCATCCCCCGGACGGTCGCCATGACCGTCTTCGGCGACCTGGAGACCTCGGTCCTCGACCAGCTGCCGGCCGGGCGGTCCCCGATCGCCAGCCATGTGGTCCCCGCCGCCGACAAGCCGCACTTCCTCGCCCGTGCCTGGGAGCGGGTCCGCGAGGAGGTCGAGGGCGGCCACCAGGCGTACGTGGTCTGCCCCCGGATCGGCGACGAGGAGGACCGGAAGCAGAAGCGGAAGGCGAGCCCCGAGGACGAGGCCGAGAAGCGGCCGCCGCTCGCCGTCCTGGAGGTCGCCGAGGGGCTGCGCACCGGGCCGCTCGCCGGCCTCCGGGTCGAGGTGCTGCACGGCAGGATGCACCCGGACGACAAGGACGACGTCATGCGCCGCTTCGCCGCCGGCGAGGTGGACGTCCTGGTCGCCACCACCGTCATCGAGGTCGGCGTCAACGTGCCGAACGCCACCGCCATGGTGATCATGGACGCCGACCGCTTCGGCGTCTCCCAGCTGCACCAGCTCCGCGGTCGCGTCGGGCGCGGCTCCGCGGCGGGCCTGTGCCTGCTGGTCACCGAGATGCCGGAGGCGAGTCCCGCCCGGCAGCGCCTCGGCGCCGTCGCCTCCACCCTCGACGGCTTCGAGCTCTCCCGTATCGACCTCGAACAGCGCCGTGAGGGCGACGTCCTCGGCCAGGCCCAGTCCGGGGTCCGCTCCTCCCTGCGGATGCTCACCGTCATCGACGACGAGGAGGTCATCACCGCCGCCCGCGAGGAGGCCACCTCCCTCGTCCTCGCCGACCCCGACCTCACCGCCCACCCCGAGCTGCGCACCGCCCTCGACGCGCTGCTCGACAAGGACCGCGAGGAGTACCTGGAGAAGGGCTGA
- the rnc gene encoding ribonuclease III: MSDHVNTASSHTLLEGRLGYQLESALLVRALTHRSYAYENGGLPTNERLEFLGDSVLGLVVTDTLYRTHPDLPEGQLAKLRAAVVNSRALAEVGRGLELGSFIRLGRGEEGTGGRDKASILADTLEAVIGAVYLDQGLDAASELVHRLFDPLIEKSSNLGAGLDWKTSLQELTAAEGLGVPEYLVSEEGPDHEKVFTAAARVGGVSYGTGTGRSKKEAEQQAAESAWRAIRAAADERAAAAEAAVDSASANGGEEVADPSSAKDQASA, from the coding sequence ATGTCTGACCACGTCAACACAGCCTCGTCCCACACGCTTCTGGAAGGGCGGCTCGGGTATCAGCTCGAGTCCGCCCTTCTGGTGCGTGCGCTCACCCACCGTTCGTACGCGTACGAGAACGGCGGTCTGCCCACCAACGAGCGTCTGGAGTTCCTCGGGGACTCCGTGCTCGGCCTGGTGGTCACGGACACGCTCTATCGCACCCACCCCGACCTGCCCGAAGGCCAGCTGGCCAAGCTGCGGGCCGCGGTGGTCAACTCGCGTGCGCTGGCGGAGGTGGGCCGCGGCCTCGAACTGGGCTCCTTCATCCGGCTCGGCCGGGGCGAAGAGGGCACGGGCGGCCGGGACAAGGCCTCCATCCTCGCCGACACCCTCGAAGCGGTGATCGGCGCGGTCTATCTCGACCAGGGTCTCGACGCGGCGTCCGAGCTGGTGCACCGGCTCTTCGACCCGCTCATCGAGAAGTCCTCGAACCTCGGCGCAGGCCTGGACTGGAAGACCAGTCTCCAGGAACTGACCGCGGCCGAGGGCCTGGGTGTGCCGGAGTACCTCGTCAGCGAGGAGGGTCCGGACCACGAGAAGGTCTTCACGGCTGCCGCCCGCGTCGGTGGTGTCTCGTACGGCACCGGCACCGGCCGCAGCAAGAAGGAAGCGGAGCAGCAGGCCGCGGAATCCGCGTGGCGCGCCATTCGCGCGGCCGCGGACGAGCGGGCGGCGGCGGCCGAGGCCGCCGTCGACAGCGCCTCCGCCAACGGTGGGGAAGAGGTCGCCGACCCCTCTTCCGCCAAGGACCAGGCCTCGGCCTGA
- a CDS encoding winged helix-turn-helix transcriptional regulator, which produces MTDADDLAYDVFAKACPSRGTLEHVTGRWGSLTLGALHEGTFRFNELRRRVDGVSEKMLSQTLHALERDGLVHREAQPTNPPRVDYRLTPLGQEVAERLLGLIHLVEGRMDQVLAARENYDAERAVTA; this is translated from the coding sequence ATGACTGACGCCGACGACCTCGCCTACGACGTCTTCGCGAAGGCCTGTCCCTCGCGGGGCACCCTGGAGCACGTGACCGGCCGCTGGGGCAGCCTGACGCTGGGCGCGCTCCACGAGGGCACCTTCCGCTTCAACGAGCTGCGGCGCAGGGTGGACGGCGTCAGCGAGAAGATGCTGTCCCAGACGCTGCACGCGCTGGAGCGCGACGGCCTGGTGCACCGCGAGGCGCAGCCCACCAACCCTCCGCGCGTGGACTACCGGCTCACTCCGCTGGGCCAGGAGGTCGCGGAGCGCCTGCTGGGCCTGATCCACCTGGTCGAGGGCCGGATGGACCAGGTGCTGGCCGCCCGCGAGAACTACGACGCGGAGCGTGCCGTCACGGCGTGA
- the rsmD gene encoding 16S rRNA (guanine(966)-N(2))-methyltransferase RsmD gives MTRVIAGSAGGRRLAVPPGTGTRPTSDRAREGLFSTWESFHGIEGARVADLYAGSGAVGLEALSRGAVHALLVEAEPRAARTIRENMTALALPGAELRTGRAEQIVTGPAPAEPYDLVFLDPPYAVSDDDLREILLTLRSGGWITGDALVTVERSTRGGEFGWPDGFEPMRARRYGEGTFWYGRAASTCEDAR, from the coding sequence ATGACCCGCGTGATCGCCGGCAGCGCCGGCGGACGCCGACTCGCCGTGCCGCCCGGCACCGGCACCCGCCCCACCTCCGACCGGGCGCGGGAAGGCCTCTTCTCCACCTGGGAGTCGTTCCACGGCATCGAGGGGGCCCGCGTCGCCGACCTGTACGCGGGCTCCGGCGCCGTCGGCCTGGAGGCGCTCTCCCGCGGCGCGGTGCACGCCCTGCTGGTCGAGGCCGAGCCGCGGGCCGCGCGGACCATCCGGGAGAACATGACCGCGCTCGCCCTGCCGGGCGCCGAGCTGCGCACGGGCAGAGCGGAGCAGATCGTGACGGGCCCGGCGCCCGCGGAGCCGTACGACCTGGTCTTCCTCGACCCCCCGTACGCCGTCTCCGACGACGATCTTCGAGAGATCCTCCTCACACTCCGCTCGGGGGGCTGGATCACCGGGGACGCGCTCGTCACCGTGGAGCGCAGCACCCGGGGCGGCGAGTTCGGCTGGCCGGACGGCTTCGAACCCATGCGGGCCCGTCGCTACGGCGAGGGAACGTTTTGGTACGGTCGCGCCGCCTCTACGTGCGAAGACGCACGATGA
- a CDS encoding acylphosphatase, giving the protein MNDDVRMTAWVRGRVQGVGFRWFTRANALEIGGLVGFALNLDDGRVQVVAEGPSDNCHRLLDWLRSGDTPGRVDGVTEIWDTPRGIYETFAIR; this is encoded by the coding sequence ATGAATGACGACGTACGGATGACCGCCTGGGTGCGCGGCCGGGTACAGGGAGTGGGCTTCCGCTGGTTCACCAGGGCAAACGCGCTGGAGATCGGAGGGCTCGTGGGCTTCGCCCTGAACCTCGACGACGGCCGCGTGCAGGTCGTGGCCGAGGGGCCGAGTGACAATTGCCACCGTCTGCTGGACTGGCTCCGTTCCGGCGACACGCCCGGGCGCGTGGACGGAGTCACTGAGATCTGGGACACGCCCCGCGGCATCTACGAGACCTTCGCGATCCGCTGA
- a CDS encoding CAP domain-containing protein, with the protein MGRHRGARRGAPVRTGLLGVSAAVALGAIAVTSGLLPGGDTFTVGSAGSGAGGEQRVATQQAPSLTTQGGASVTPAGDPASRSTGTGTGSGSGTGNGKAATPAAPSTSATPAPKPTATEPTAKPSPKAPAPKPSHTARPTQAPTTEAPAPPATVRPLADRAAAAEAEVVRLVNVERAKVGCVAIRSDADLAALAGAFSADMAARNFFDHTDPDGLTPWARATRAGVSGLGAENIARGQVDAAAVMKSWMASDGHRANILNCDYKTLGVGVHFADGGPWWTQDFGY; encoded by the coding sequence ATGGGACGCCATCGGGGCGCGCGACGCGGCGCGCCGGTACGCACCGGACTGCTCGGTGTCTCCGCCGCGGTCGCCCTCGGCGCGATCGCGGTCACCTCGGGCCTGCTGCCCGGCGGCGACACGTTCACGGTGGGCAGCGCGGGCTCGGGTGCGGGAGGCGAGCAGCGCGTCGCCACGCAGCAGGCGCCGAGCCTGACCACGCAGGGGGGCGCCTCGGTGACCCCGGCCGGCGACCCGGCCTCGAGGAGCACGGGTACGGGTACGGGTTCGGGTTCGGGCACGGGGAACGGCAAGGCCGCCACCCCGGCCGCCCCCTCCACGAGCGCGACCCCCGCGCCGAAGCCCACCGCCACCGAGCCGACCGCGAAGCCGAGCCCGAAGGCCCCGGCGCCGAAGCCCTCGCACACCGCCCGGCCCACCCAGGCCCCCACCACCGAGGCCCCCGCGCCGCCGGCCACCGTCCGCCCCCTGGCGGACCGCGCCGCCGCCGCCGAGGCGGAGGTCGTCCGGCTGGTGAACGTCGAGCGCGCGAAGGTGGGCTGCGTCGCGATCCGCTCCGACGCGGACCTCGCGGCCCTGGCCGGCGCCTTCAGCGCGGACATGGCCGCGCGGAACTTCTTCGACCACACGGACCCCGACGGTCTGACCCCGTGGGCGCGTGCCACCCGGGCCGGCGTCAGCGGGCTCGGCGCCGAGAACATCGCCCGCGGCCAGGTGGACGCGGCCGCGGTGATGAAGTCCTGGATGGCGAGCGACGGCCACCGCGCGAACATCCTGAACTGCGACTACAAGACGCTGGGCGTGGGAGTGCACTTCGCGGACGGCGGTCCGTGGTGGACCCAGGACTTCGGTTACTGA
- a CDS encoding flavodoxin family protein: MTTPVVSIAYHSGYGHTAVIAEAVRDGAADAGATVHLIKVDEITDAQWELLDASDAIVFGSPTYMGTASGAFHQFAEASSKRWFADAWLDKLAAGFTNSASKSGDKLHTLQFFQTLAGQHGMTWVNLGLKPGWNSSTASENDINRLGFFSGAAAQTPSDLGPEAVHKADVATAEHLGRRVAETARTFALGKAAA, from the coding sequence GTGACCACGCCCGTCGTCTCCATCGCCTACCACTCCGGCTACGGCCACACCGCCGTCATCGCCGAGGCCGTCCGGGACGGTGCCGCCGACGCCGGCGCCACCGTCCACCTGATCAAGGTCGACGAGATCACCGACGCCCAGTGGGAGCTGCTCGACGCCTCCGACGCGATCGTCTTCGGCTCGCCGACCTACATGGGCACCGCCTCCGGCGCCTTCCACCAGTTCGCCGAGGCCAGCTCGAAGCGCTGGTTCGCCGACGCCTGGCTGGACAAGCTCGCGGCCGGCTTCACCAACTCCGCCTCGAAGAGCGGCGACAAGCTGCACACCCTGCAGTTCTTCCAGACCCTCGCCGGCCAGCACGGCATGACCTGGGTCAACCTGGGCCTGAAGCCCGGCTGGAACAGCAGCACCGCCTCCGAGAACGACATCAACCGCCTCGGCTTCTTCTCCGGCGCCGCCGCCCAGACCCCCAGCGACCTGGGCCCGGAGGCCGTCCACAAGGCCGACGTCGCCACCGCCGAGCACCTCGGCCGCCGCGTCGCCGAGACCGCCCGCACGTTTGCGCTCGGCAAGGCCGCCGCCTGA
- the rpmF gene encoding 50S ribosomal protein L32: MAVPKRKMSRSNTRHRRSQWKAAVPTLVSCERCQEPKQQHIACPSCGTYNKRQVLSV, from the coding sequence GTGGCTGTTCCGAAGCGGAAGATGTCGCGCAGCAACACGCGCCACCGCCGGTCGCAGTGGAAGGCTGCGGTCCCCACCCTGGTTTCGTGTGAGCGTTGCCAGGAGCCGAAGCAGCAGCACATCGCGTGCCCGAGCTGCGGCACCTACAACAAGCGCCAGGTCCTCTCGGTCTGA
- the coaD gene encoding pantetheine-phosphate adenylyltransferase, giving the protein MRRAVCPGSFDPITNGHLDIIARASKLYDVVHVAVMINQSKKGLFTVDERIELIREVTADFGNVEVESFHGLLVDFCKQRDIPAIVKGLRAVSDFDYELQMAQMNNGLSGVETLFVPTNPTYSFLSSSLVKEVAAWGGDVSHLVPAAVLGRLTERLAERRPGQ; this is encoded by the coding sequence TTGCGCCGCGCCGTCTGTCCGGGGTCATTCGACCCCATCACCAATGGACACCTCGACATCATCGCCCGCGCCTCCAAGCTGTACGACGTCGTGCACGTCGCGGTGATGATCAACCAGTCGAAGAAGGGCCTCTTCACCGTCGACGAGCGGATCGAGCTGATCCGCGAGGTCACCGCCGACTTCGGCAACGTCGAGGTCGAGTCCTTCCACGGGCTGCTCGTCGACTTCTGCAAGCAGCGCGACATCCCCGCCATCGTCAAGGGGCTGCGGGCCGTCAGCGACTTCGACTACGAGCTCCAGATGGCACAGATGAACAACGGGCTCTCGGGCGTCGAGACCCTGTTCGTGCCCACCAACCCCACATACAGCTTCCTGTCGTCCTCGCTGGTCAAGGAGGTCGCGGCCTGGGGCGGAGACGTCTCCCACCTGGTGCCGGCGGCGGTCCTCGGCCGGCTGACCGAGCGGCTCGCCGAGCGGCGCCCGGGGCAGTGA
- a CDS encoding ATP synthase F0 subunit B, with protein sequence MDVQKKLDEIVATVQSARSMPMSASCVVNRAELLALLEEVREALPGSLAQARELLGGREQMVEQARQEAERIIEAAHAERGSIVSDSQVARQSQGEADRILTEARREAEEIRAEADDYVDSKLANFEVVLNKTIGSVDRGREKLLGRGPGLDADGYADEDAPEYSADPQTLIHRADAYVDAKLGAFEAVLSKTLEAVGRGRQKLNGRIASDDLGEHMAAQDAAGAPVHTSDADYLAGLAELADPEPVQIPQQQAPQQPQHDPYGYAAQQQVPQMPQVQPVPVQQADPYGYQQQDPYAYQQPQADPYGYQQQYGYEQQPAQPAHQPQAAALDETSFFDTSMIDLEQLRRYEQGH encoded by the coding sequence GTGGACGTGCAGAAGAAGCTCGACGAGATCGTCGCGACGGTCCAGAGCGCCCGTTCCATGCCCATGTCGGCGTCCTGCGTGGTCAACCGGGCCGAGCTGCTCGCCCTGCTCGAAGAGGTGCGCGAGGCCCTGCCCGGCTCGCTCGCCCAGGCGCGGGAGCTGCTCGGCGGCCGGGAGCAGATGGTCGAGCAGGCCCGCCAGGAGGCCGAGCGGATCATCGAGGCGGCGCACGCCGAGCGCGGCTCGATCGTCTCCGACAGCCAGGTCGCCCGCCAGTCCCAGGGCGAGGCGGACCGCATCCTCACCGAGGCCCGCCGGGAGGCGGAGGAGATCCGCGCCGAGGCCGACGACTACGTCGACTCCAAGCTGGCCAACTTCGAGGTCGTGCTCAACAAGACGATCGGCTCCGTCGACCGCGGCCGCGAGAAGCTGCTCGGCCGGGGCCCCGGCCTCGACGCGGACGGGTACGCCGACGAGGACGCCCCCGAGTACAGCGCGGACCCGCAGACCCTGATCCACCGTGCCGACGCCTACGTGGACGCCAAGCTGGGCGCCTTCGAGGCCGTCCTGTCCAAGACCCTGGAGGCCGTGGGCCGCGGCCGGCAGAAGCTGAACGGCCGGATCGCCTCCGACGACCTCGGCGAGCACATGGCCGCGCAGGACGCGGCCGGCGCGCCGGTGCACACCAGCGACGCCGACTACCTGGCCGGCCTCGCGGAGCTGGCCGACCCCGAGCCCGTGCAGATCCCGCAGCAGCAGGCCCCCCAGCAGCCGCAGCACGACCCGTACGGCTACGCGGCCCAGCAGCAGGTCCCGCAGATGCCCCAGGTCCAGCCGGTCCCGGTGCAGCAGGCCGACCCGTACGGGTACCAGCAGCAGGACCCGTACGCGTACCAGCAGCCGCAGGCCGACCCCTACGGGTACCAGCAGCAGTACGGTTACGAGCAGCAGCCGGCCCAGCCCGCGCACCAGCCGCAGGCCGCCGCGCTCGACGAGACCAGCTTCTTCGACACGAGCATGATCGATCTGGAGCAGCTGCGCCGCTACGAGCAGGGGCACTGA
- the mutM gene encoding bifunctional DNA-formamidopyrimidine glycosylase/DNA-(apurinic or apyrimidinic site) lyase, with translation MPELPEVEVVRRGLERWVAGRTVAEVEVLHPRAVRRHPEGGADFAARLEGQRFGTARRRGKYLWLPLDEADASVLGHLGMSGQLLVQPEDAADEKHLRIRVRFADAAGTELRFVDQRTFGGLSLHDTVPGSTDGLPEVIAHIARDPLDPLFDDAAFQAALRLRRTTIKRALLDQSLISGVGNIYADEALWRSRLHYDRPTASLTRPRSAELLGHVRDVMNAALAAGGTSFDSLYVNVNGESGYFDRSLDAYGREGEPCRRCGTPMRRRAWMNRSSYFCPRCQRPPRVTP, from the coding sequence GTGCCCGAGCTGCCCGAGGTCGAGGTCGTACGACGCGGTCTTGAGCGATGGGTCGCCGGACGGACCGTCGCCGAGGTCGAGGTCCTGCACCCCCGGGCCGTGCGGCGCCACCCGGAGGGCGGCGCCGACTTCGCGGCCCGGCTGGAGGGACAGCGGTTCGGCACCGCGCGGCGGCGCGGCAAGTACCTGTGGCTGCCGCTGGACGAGGCCGACGCCTCCGTGCTCGGCCATCTCGGCATGAGCGGCCAGCTGCTCGTGCAGCCGGAGGACGCGGCGGACGAGAAGCACCTGCGGATCCGGGTCCGCTTCGCCGACGCGGCCGGCACCGAGCTGCGCTTCGTCGACCAGCGCACCTTCGGCGGGCTCTCGCTGCACGACACGGTCCCGGGCAGCACCGACGGGCTGCCCGAGGTCATCGCGCACATCGCGCGCGATCCGCTGGACCCGCTCTTCGACGACGCCGCCTTCCAGGCCGCGCTGCGGCTGCGGCGTACGACGATCAAGCGGGCGCTGCTCGACCAGTCGCTGATCAGCGGCGTCGGCAACATCTACGCCGACGAGGCGCTGTGGCGGTCGAGGCTGCACTACGACCGCCCGACCGCGAGCCTCACCCGGCCGCGCTCGGCCGAGCTCCTCGGGCACGTGCGGGACGTGATGAACGCGGCCCTCGCGGCCGGCGGCACCAGTTTCGACTCGCTGTACGTCAACGTGAACGGCGAGTCGGGCTACTTCGACCGCTCGCTCGACGCGTACGGGCGGGAGGGCGAGCCGTGCCGCCGCTGCGGTACGCCGATGCGCCGGCGCGCGTGGATGAACCGGTCCAGCTACTTCTGCCCGCGCTGCCAGCGCCCGCCACGCGTCACGCCGTGA
- a CDS encoding YceD family protein — protein sequence MLPSVGSPPHVVNDPKAGRALSTRLDHRDPLVFDTHELGRRPGALQRISRTVDAPRDLGVAGVIGVPEGAPVEIDLRLESVMEGVLVTGTARASAEGECVRCLESVELELDADFQEMFSYPDSDDRGRSKAAADDEAEDDEDMIPLEDGMFDLEPVLRDAVVLALPMQPVCREDCAGLCSECGISLNENPDHHHDAVDIRWAALQGLAGSQGTDEKDNLSGTASDGDVRSAAEKQEK from the coding sequence ATGCTGCCCTCGGTCGGCAGCCCCCCTCACGTTGTGAACGATCCGAAAGCAGGAAGAGCCCTGAGCACGCGCCTCGACCACCGCGACCCCCTCGTGTTCGACACGCACGAGCTGGGGCGGCGTCCTGGCGCCCTCCAGCGGATCTCCCGCACGGTCGACGCCCCCAGGGACCTGGGTGTCGCGGGGGTCATCGGAGTGCCCGAGGGCGCGCCGGTGGAGATCGATCTCCGACTCGAGTCGGTCATGGAAGGGGTGCTTGTCACAGGCACCGCCCGTGCATCGGCCGAGGGGGAGTGCGTAAGGTGTCTGGAGTCCGTGGAGCTTGAGCTCGACGCGGACTTCCAGGAGATGTTCTCGTACCCCGACTCCGACGACCGGGGCCGCTCCAAGGCGGCCGCGGACGACGAAGCCGAGGACGACGAGGACATGATCCCCCTCGAGGACGGCATGTTCGACCTCGAGCCGGTGCTGCGTGATGCGGTGGTGCTCGCACTGCCGATGCAGCCGGTGTGCCGGGAGGACTGTGCAGGCCTGTGTTCCGAATGCGGGATCAGCCTGAACGAGAACCCGGACCACCACCACGACGCCGTCGACATCCGTTGGGCGGCACTGCAGGGACTCGCCGGTTCGCAGGGAACCGATGAGAAGGACAATTTGAGCGGCACAGCCTCTGACGGGGACGTCCGAAGCGCCGCCGAGAAGCAGGAGAAGTAG